From a single Rutidosis leptorrhynchoides isolate AG116_Rl617_1_P2 chromosome 5, CSIRO_AGI_Rlap_v1, whole genome shotgun sequence genomic region:
- the LOC139848727 gene encoding uncharacterized mitochondrial protein AtMg01250-like — MGFGVKWIKWIHSCLKLASISILVNGSPTREFSLGRGIRQGDPLSPFLFILAAEGLNILAKAAIEKGLFKGVEIRNDKVLVSYLQYADDTIFIGEWSRANALSLQNILKCFEFASGLKVNFHKSCIYGIGVSQDEINRMENRFSCQVGTFPFTYLGMPIGANMSKLKSWNPVIDKIKM, encoded by the coding sequence ATGGGATTCGGGGTGAAGTGGATAAAGTGGATTCATTCATGCCTTAAATTGGCATCTATATCTATTTTAGTAAACGGATCCCCGACACGTGAGTTTTCATTGGGAAGAGGCATTCGCCAAGGGGACCCTCTTTCCCCTTTTCTTTTTATCCTTGCGGCGGAAGGTTTAAACATATTAGCAAAAGCGGCTATTGAGAAGGGTTTATTCAAGGGGGTTGAAATCAGGAATGACAAGGTTTTAGTCTCATATTTACAATATGCGGACGATACCATTTTTATTGGTGAATGGTCTCGGGCGAATGCTTTAAGTCTCCAAAACATACTCAAATGTTTTGAATTCGCCTCGGGTTTGAAAGTCAATTTCCACAAAAGTTGTATTTATGGTATCGGTGTTAGTCAAGATGAGATCAACCGTATGGAAAATCGTTTTAGTTGCCAAGTTGGAACATTTCCGTTCACTTATCTCGGGATGCCTATTGGTGCAAATATGAGTAAACTGAAAAGTTGGAATCCGGTTATTGACAAAATAAAAATGTGA